The following are encoded in a window of Candidatus Tanganyikabacteria bacterium genomic DNA:
- a CDS encoding stage V sporulation protein S, translating into MSDASVFKVSAKSNPSSVAGALAGALRERGRAELQAIGAGAINQAIKAIAIARGYVAPGGMDLVCVPAFIDIQIDGEERTAIKLIVEPR; encoded by the coding sequence GTGTCGGACGCCAGCGTTTTCAAGGTTTCGGCCAAGTCGAACCCTAGCTCGGTGGCCGGCGCGCTGGCCGGCGCCCTGCGCGAGCGCGGGCGCGCGGAGCTGCAAGCCATCGGCGCCGGGGCGATCAACCAGGCGATCAAGGCCATCGCCATCGCCCGGGGCTACGTGGCCCCCGGCGGCATGGACCTGGTGTGCGTGCCGGCGTTCATCGACATCCAGATCGACGGCGAAGAGCGCACGGCCATCAAGCTGATCGTCGAGCCCAGGTAA
- the raiA gene encoding ribosome-associated translation inhibitor RaiA produces MELVIKGKNIEITDSLRDYAAKKLGRITKSASDSVQSAHVELTVIKNPSVAENQVVEVTLFANGNVIRGEEASDSMYASIDLVSDKIERQLKRYKKRLEDRRHHRTKTSMAVVTEEEAAEITTEEEAPQIVKARDYELKPLAPEDAAYHLDLSGKDFLVFLNRNTDQVSVIYHRRDGNYGLIEPNVG; encoded by the coding sequence ATGGAGCTCGTCATCAAGGGCAAGAACATAGAGATCACCGACTCGCTGCGCGACTACGCCGCCAAGAAGCTCGGGCGCATCACCAAGAGCGCCAGCGACAGCGTCCAGTCCGCGCACGTCGAACTCACCGTGATCAAGAACCCCTCGGTCGCCGAGAATCAGGTCGTCGAGGTCACCCTCTTCGCCAACGGCAACGTCATCCGCGGCGAGGAAGCCTCCGACAGCATGTACGCCTCCATCGATCTGGTCTCCGACAAGATCGAGCGGCAGCTCAAGCGCTACAAGAAGCGGCTAGAGGACCGGCGGCATCACCGTACCAAGACCTCCATGGCGGTCGTGACCGAGGAAGAGGCCGCCGAGATCACCACCGAGGAAGAGGCGCCCCAGATCGTCAAGGCGCGCGACTACGAGCTCAAGCCCCTCGCTCCCGAGGACGCCGCGTACCACCTCGACCTGTCGGGCAAGGACTTCCTGGTCTTCCTGAATCGCAACACCGACCAGGTCTCGGTCATCTACCACCGCCGCGACGGCAACTACGGACTCATCGAGCCCAACGTCGGCTGA